The DNA region CTTCATTTGGCTggaaatttccattaaaattccgGGCTTCCAATTTAAATTTTCGGAATATTTTGCGCTTTTTGCCGTTCACGCTCAAAATTGTGCACCCGTGCACACTTGTTAAAACCACCCACAAAGGAAAGCTTCAAGAGCTCTGTTTTGTGGCGCAAAACAGCAACCCAAAAAATATCATTCAGATTGTTTCCAAACGACGCCATCAACATCGTCGTTTGCAGCAGAAACTCTCTGCGGGACGCCACGACAAGTCATTTCCATCACCCGCTGAGCGCAGGTGAAAATTGACTTTTCCCCTCCGCCCCCCTAATCTGTGGGAAAGCCATATGTTGATACTGCGagggctttgatttttttttctctaatttCATATTCACAGCAATCGGAAATGAGCAGACTGCAGAACCCCGCCAAAGTCGCGCTGCGGCACAAAATGAAGGACACCCTCGGAGCGATGAGTGCCACGGTCAGGGCCGAGCAGTCGGAGATAATTACCAGAAAGGTATATCAACAAAATTGGAGTCGTAAATATAAGtgtattatatttttgtattaacatgttttttttaacagattCAAGAGTTGCCATTTTATAAAAACTGTAAAAGAATAAGCATCTATTTGAGCACTGAACGAGAGGTGAGCACGGTGGAGCTGATGAAGCAAATGTTTGCGGGAAATAaacaggtaatttttttttgttttcaactgTAGAGATATCGCAATAAAAGATAACAACTTTTGTAGCTATCTTCATGGATAGAAATCCGGTAACGCTATGTTGTTGAAATTGTTAACATTgaagtgttttcaaaattgtcaacaattTTGTTCGATTTCGTTGCAAATGTTataaaaatcaacaacattgtttccaaaattgtaaagaatgttgatgattttggaaacatttcaatgtttacgaATTCAACAACATAGCGTTACCGGATTTGCTTAAAAGATTTCCATTCATGTCATACCACTTTGgaccatttttaaaatcaagaaaacAATTCCCACAAAACATGCacttcaattttcttttccGGACcacttttatatgtttaaaaatcCAAAGTTTTTAATCTTTAGATTGTCcgactaatttaaaaaaaatgagtcaaAATCACGTTATAAAGCATAAATTGCTAATAATAATATTAGGGGCATTGAGGGTTAAAATGTTAACCTGGAATGGTCcataacatgacgggtttcctaACAAAAGCCATCTTCCGGATCTTCCGGAttgctggaaaaaaaatgtttttgctattccgtcgtgaaactacttacttttcctctCATTCTTTGGACGATTTTCGATCacctgtatttttatatttacgggttttgattgatatttttcggagattaaattaaatcaacgaaaaatatcaatcaaaaccCGTAGACATTTcgtgtcattcttgaacgatgaaaaagcttacttttctgtaccaaaattaacagaatcgaatagcaacacttttcaaaacaaatgctgaaaagttctgcttttcagaacttatttcgaaaagtatacttttcaacatttttttgatttataggCCAATTGTCAAAATacaaacctcgttggataaaagtatgactcgtgctgaaaaaatcttctttttgcagcttgttgcataaactactattttagcgcttttgaagtacttaacttaacGTTAGGGGaacccaagacgaatcgaatgacacCAGCCCGGCTAAAATCGGTCTGGATTCTCGGGATATTGGAGCGACAATTTTCGATTGACAATGAAAATAGTTAGTGAGGAAGGaccgaaaatacaaaaaatcacgaaattcaAAGCAGGCCAAGTTGGAGAAGAATGACATCagtaatttgatgaaaattttagaaaactgtCCGTGAGTGTGACGAAACACCACTTGTAATTTGTAAATAACGACCGGAGGAATTTTCTTTGTATAGTCTACcaacttttttctaaataagaTGAAATTTGATAAACTCTACCTTGAATGCCAATCCCACATCCAGCCCAATAAAACAATATTGGAACTTAaagtaccatgcgtctccagtaAAATTTACTGGATACTTATTTCTATGGAGAAGCATGGTATTTTAGAATCGATTGATTTACCGTCAGTGAGGGTGAGATTGagtattttttacggattttaccatttctcaggtaaatctcaatgaaactaaattctgttaaaagggttctaaaaaatctcgttcctagaacaaatcctgtcattttagcagctgcctaaagttgaggtaagtttatggccaaaaatgacttcttaaaaaatcaactttttaaaattgttgttggaattgatcaaaaagtacccaaatgtttgaaaatctctacttcaaacattttagcatgtcaatacgattccctcgaacaagaaacactgttaaatgacttgtttttaccatatctttgtattttaGCATCATttcagtttcatttgacccaatgtcaccctctcTAAGGGTTTTCAAACGATTGCCATTTAAAGTAGAGTCCATCAAattacaccatattttgggaaaatgtttgtaaactatctaagaacaattctacgataaaagattctcgatgttatttaaattgtgtttgatattaagaaattacgagaggtgtatcgttttcgacccatagtcacccccactgacggtactgaaATCCGATAACTTGTTGTTCAATAAATCATGTCTCAAAATCCTGTCAATAGATTTTCACCATTGTCTGAGATGAACGTAAAATACCCTCAAAATTCAAATCTGCAAATAAAGATATTATTTGATCAATAAGTGCTTTCAGCtactcacagtaaaaaaatgatgctaatattacatctgggaatggtgacagatcctgtgtcaaaaaagtgtaattttacatgagtaaattatgaaactttcaccagtttctgttgaatttaACATTGTTCAACCAACCACAACCGACGGGATTTAAACCCAGCACTCACACAGAGCGCCTTAGCCCACACGGCTATCAGCCCGATGAAGGGCTGAAATGATAAACACCtacatgagcttgacatttcggacaaGGAGATTTCCCAtcctgatgggctacatatttctgggtgtaatattacataaaattccataaaaTGATGCAATGGTTTTTACATCGAGGCCTTTTACACGAAGCGGAATTACTTGTATAATTGCTgtgtatgtttttaaaatgtcttagTAGTTTTCGTTAAAAGTCCAAACTTGCTTTTGCAATGAGGCGAGCTTATGTTGGTTCTTCCGTTCTGAAGATAAGTTTTTTTATCATGTGGTTTTTGCGTCAGAAAAAGCACCTTTTAACCACCTTATTcgtgttttgttttctaaaataacaatttttcaacctttttttatgaaattgtctaataaataaattcaaaaattggtttaagtGCCTGATCTAACATAATAGGGCAGATTACCCTATATTGGGCTCCAATACGTGTAGTCAGtattgcaaatgagtgataaaaaagctatcaatagattatctctgcattaaaaatatccgagagtatagcatcgtcactatagcttgtgggatctcttcttgtgtctcgtgttTCCCATCGATGGCATTCTCTCTCAATCACTCCTcgccttttcctcgactatgcgctctcaccgctgagtctctcaatatctccgaaaactgcaatgagtgAACgagagatggcgattaggagccgaccacgcatgacgccccttcaaacttagagaccctaaatagggagactggtctaagctggctaaatcgatctggcaacgtatgttttgagcttggcaacactgataagttttgctgggcataaaggcaaatgctcgtttggatacgtcaaactcgtgtctgtttgggtacgtcaaattcacttcgaccagtctccctattaaggatctctattcaaactgcgtttgcaaaattggttttgtggcggcttttgtggttaaacgctgttgcggtaggatgatcgtggaagcgagaatgagagagaaaaggaaaatgtcaatcgcgagtgggtaaacacgaaaacgtgttcggctatgttcggcgctgagagttttaatgaagagagaagagcagttgtatttgaggcatgaatattcaggcgggataattgtagttgctgagtgctgatattttgatattttaacaaccctgcgtACTACACGAACCTTCTactttgaattttactaaaccatggaaatactcaaaattagttTTAAACTGATACTTACAATCATTAGGATGCCAAATTCAACACGAGTTTCATACTTTTTTCGACCAGATGAgccataaaaagttaaaaaatcttgcAAGCAAAAACCTTCCAACCCGTTGTTATTCTCACTAAATTAATCACGAAAAATCttgtaaacttgaaaaaagctgggtaattctctaccaactcacatgaaatcgggaaaaagttgccccgacccctcttcaatttgcgtgaaacgttatcctaagaggtaacttttgtccctgatcacgaatccgaggtccgttttttgaaatctcgtgacggaggggcggtacgaccccttccatttttgaccatgtgaagaaagaggtgtttttcaataatttgcagcctgaaacggtgatgagatagaaatttggtgtcaaagggacttttatgtaaaattgtacgcccgatttgatggcgtactcagaattccgaaaaaaaacatatttttcattgaaaaaaacactgaaaaagttttaaaaactctgccattttctgttactcgactgtaaaaatgtttggaacatatcatttatgggaaatttaatgtacgaatctacattgacccagaagggtcatttttttatttagaacaacatttttcattttaaaatttcgtgttttttctaactttgcagggttattttttagagtataacaatgttctacaaagttgtagagcaaacaattataaaaaatttggtataaaaacataaggggtttgcttggaaacatcacgagttatcatgattttacgaaaaaaatgttttgaaaaccaTTTGACATTTAACTAGTTAAAATTCacgcattttaaaaattatcaggTTTAACTCAAATTAGAATGTTTCATTAAACTTGTCTTCTCAATAAAACATTCTAATTTGAGTTGTACCTgatacattttaaaatgcatgaaTTTTAACTAGTTAATTGTCATCTAAATTAAATCATTACAATGGCCGGATATGTCTTCAAAATCCATTAAACTTGTGAAATGTTCCCTTCAACAATTTTCCAAGTTCATTGATAAGCTCGCCACGTCTCATTAATCATTTCCTCCCCCAACAGGTGCGAGTGAAAGAAAGCGTCACCGGTTGCTCGTTTAGCATCGTGAAATGATGCATAACCCCAACAAACCTTGAATTCTGACGCGTCCGTCCACCCTACCTTTTGCGTCCTTCAGGATCAACCAGCCATCGTTTTCGATTAAGACATTGCGTGGTGTTACGTGCGAAGCATAATATTGCCACGACACCTTTTCTGATCCCGCCATCCATCTCTCCCGGAGGGGGCGAAATATTGGCGATGAAGTCTAGCGACCTTGGCAATTGGTTGCAGGGTTGGGaaaggttaaattttttttcgttggaaaTTTATTCGAAACAACAGGTTTAAAaaatacctttaaaaaatatgttttagaagattGTCTCTAAAGATTGTCAAGTAAAATGAAAATTgtgtatttataaaaaaaaatccatcactTTCCCACCTAATTGCGTGTACATTTTTCCCCATTTCATCGCAATAACTTCCATTTCTCTGTCTCTGCCCCTGCGGAATGTTTCATTGAGCTAACACGTGCCCACTTTTCTTTCCCGCCCGCCCACCCACGCACAGGTCTTTGTTCCGACGTATGACCGGACCACGATGCGAATGGTCCGGCTCGCCGATATGGCCGATTACGAGGGGCTGCCGAAAACCAGCTGGAATATCAAGCAGCCCGACTTTGGAGACGACACCCGGGAGGATTGTCTAGCAACAGGTTGGTGGAGAGATTTTATTTATTGTGGTAGATTTTCTCGAGGAATCGCTTCCGGAAATTCCGGCATGTTTTACGAGGGAGTCGAAAAAGGCATTTTCACTCGTCCCAAAATTTCTTACATTCGCAAATGAATAGCCAGAAGTTCATAAAAGCTCAACAATGTAACCCGCTTAACTCAAATGCAATCAAAATTCACTCCATTTAAAGAGGTGCCATCATCAAGCCACCATCATCAATCAAGCTCGCGTTCGTTAAGTACACCTACTTAACGAAAATTGCCCCATTATGGGCACGTGCACGCGAAAATGAAGTGAAAATTCCTTCCCGCCAATCGATCGTTTCCAGCTTCCCTTTCTCATAACAAgcagaagaaggaaaaaaaaatcaaaaaatcctgTCATCTTCGATTCGCGCTTGACACTGACAGAGTGCGCGATTTCCCAGCGTTTGACCTCGACAACGCGGCTCGGTTCTCCGTGATAATGATGATGGGTCGAGATGTGATGATGATGTTTAACAGCTTCTCAACTCTTCTCTTATTTCTTTCTCTCAAAGTCTGCAAGTGGAAAGGAAGTCAATGAGAAAAAATTATGGACCGTGTGAAGCAAAGACCGGAGCGAAGTAAAGAGCTTTCTTTCCAGATTTTGTTTGATGTCTAAAGAAAACGCCTGAGATTTAGGCAACATGAAGCGATCAAGTGGTGTTGTGTTGGAAATTTACTTCGCGGGCGATTACGTTGCTTTGagagagaattacccatctgaAATTTTAATGAGTAATTTTCTTACACTTAGCATAATGATTtccttttgtatttttatttgtgttaattttttttataaagttatttttattaggcCCTTTTGGTACCGGGATTTGGTTGAACCGAGTCCGCTTttgtaattatatttttattaaagctaagagtaattacacaGGATCTTGTGTGGAAATGTTAGTAGGAGGGTGAGTGTAACTTTGTGTGTACCATTTCTATGACCAAGACagacattttgcataattatttCGGGCCAACTATATTaacaaatctgtatcttgagaacggattttcttATCAATCTtacccattttttaaatttgacttttcacacaaaatattaaattaaaaatgaccTTATTTTGAATacaatggatttaaaaaaaggcGATTAATGAACTAGTGCGTCCATCTCGAaatttcccgggacaaaattcacGGGATTTTTCTAAAACTGGGAATTCTcggatcccgggattttttataatttgtctcggaaattccagaaattgaaaacaaaaatccaattttggtctgaaaaacagatttggttgtggaaatagatgacaAGTTGAATACTTaataatcgataagaattttaaagcattattttttttatatacgtTTTACTTGTTGTCGCTTCCTGTTTTTAtagacatataaaaaaaatcgagctcatctagtcatgtcatataaaaatatttaaaagaaatatatgtgtaacatacttatttaatttgaatcacattggataaAAAGAATTGTAGTTTATTTAAAATCCTAAGCACaacaatgaacaaaaaaatctattttaagtttCTTTGAagctattattattattgagctaattttatgattttaagctcgaaaaacataacaaatataatgaaaccaTAGATTTcatgactgtttcaaaaatttccctggAAATTCAAAACCTGTGAAAATTGTACGCCCTATGTTGAACAAAGTAATTGGTCAAAATACATTTGACAGTGTTtccagtttttcgaaaaaacatcttaaattttaaaaatcgtgggaaaaagaacaaaaaacatgttatgacataattgtttgattttaaaaaacgtTTTATAAGGCCCCAACATACTCAGGTATTGAGGTGGTGTAATGGTGAGTAAAATACtaccaaccaaattttgttttcaaaaaactgaaaagaaCAATTGTCAATGAACTTTTATCAAAAGCAAATCcggcaaattgtcaaaatatcctataaaaatcaaaaaacaaaaaaataaataatgctaGGTGgcttttacttgaaaacggtgcaaacaaactatttgattgcaaatttgatgttaCGTCTAATATTAATGTCATGATTTTTCTTCACTTTTTAccccttttttttaatatatatttttttttgaaaaattggcaaaatttccaaataaattTTGACCAACTTATGCCACAGCTCAAATAATTGAATATTGTTTGTGAAAAGTCGAGCTAAagtaatgtttaaatttttttctaaaagctcAGTTAAATTTTCTAGAAGTCTTTTGCCAAATTGGTATCTTTGGCATAATCAGGGAATCATTATTCAAGatagagattttttaatattcagcaattccccaaaaaaccatgattaaaaaaaaagttttccgatcgggttcaaacattttctgggggttccttgaccgaaataattagacccgtattttttttttttttttttttttgccattagGTAAACTACGCCATGTTATGGTGGATCAAAAAGTGATCATGTTcgttgatttttgcaaaaaccacattttcaaaaaaaatcataactcgtaaGTGTAGAGATTCTATAATCTAGCcttatatttgaaaaggtcgtacgAAAACTTGAAATGCTTTTTTGAAGGTCTCTGGACCAAAAATCCCATGTCTGAAAATAGTTGAATTCGATTCATTgagaaattttacataacatatcaa from Culex quinquefasciatus strain JHB chromosome 3, VPISU_Cqui_1.0_pri_paternal, whole genome shotgun sequence includes:
- the LOC6033585 gene encoding 5-formyltetrahydrofolate cyclo-ligase, yielding MSRLQNPAKVALRHKMKDTLGAMSATVRAEQSEIITRKIQELPFYKNCKRISIYLSTEREVSTVELMKQMFAGNKQVFVPTYDRTTMRMVRLADMADYEGLPKTSWNIKQPDFGDDTREDCLATAGLDLIILPGVAFTRSGRRLGHGGGYYDRFLRDYFAKFPNPEDAKDGTASGTKTYLVGVAFREQLLPEGQLPSDEHDFPLDLIVWPGDE